From a single Sphingobium sp. SCG-1 genomic region:
- a CDS encoding LPD7 domain-containing protein produces MTMAENDRKQSGTARTSANSVGLDDAKQRKAAAPEKSSPGGSKDGPTEAPGHAGTVGASRSAPKVHSIEAGDVPESVRKRYYADKAKWSGEPAFFTTAQAKDPAFRDQGRRLVTATESQEVVKDLVAIAQHRNWDRIQVTGSEEFRRSVWIEASQKGLEVRGYKPNERDLQELDRLRGETSRNTIAPMAARDVDVARGSAGISRQSERNGLERPDARRGDRGNTPNDRAADSQMRVMEAVIRRTLFDNPEAVARVMTVARTQLDAHIAAGRKIRPAMVKDAAPSVRQDVVRGRDPSTPPIPRPGREPEPQERSRSR; encoded by the coding sequence ATGACCATGGCAGAGAATGATCGCAAGCAATCGGGTACGGCGCGGACCAGTGCCAACAGCGTTGGCCTCGACGACGCCAAACAGCGCAAGGCGGCTGCGCCAGAAAAATCCTCGCCCGGGGGATCAAAGGACGGTCCCACCGAAGCGCCTGGTCATGCCGGCACTGTCGGTGCGTCGCGAAGTGCGCCCAAGGTGCATTCGATCGAGGCGGGCGATGTGCCGGAGAGTGTGCGGAAGCGCTATTATGCCGACAAGGCGAAATGGTCGGGCGAACCGGCCTTTTTCACGACGGCGCAAGCGAAGGATCCCGCGTTTCGCGATCAGGGCCGGCGTCTGGTCACGGCGACGGAGAGTCAGGAGGTCGTCAAGGATCTGGTGGCGATCGCACAACACCGCAATTGGGATCGGATACAGGTCACAGGATCAGAAGAATTTCGGCGATCGGTCTGGATCGAGGCCAGTCAAAAAGGCCTCGAGGTACGTGGCTACAAGCCCAACGAGCGCGATCTCCAGGAGCTTGATCGGCTGCGTGGGGAGACGAGCCGCAATACGATTGCGCCCATGGCAGCCCGTGACGTTGATGTCGCCCGTGGGTCAGCCGGGATAAGCCGCCAGAGCGAGCGCAATGGTTTGGAGCGGCCGGATGCTCGGCGCGGCGATCGGGGCAACACGCCGAATGATCGTGCCGCCGACAGCCAGATGCGCGTGATGGAGGCGGTGATCCGACGGACGTTGTTCGACAATCCCGAGGCGGTTGCTCGGGTGATGACAGTCGCCCGCACACAGCTTGATGCGCATATTGCGGCGGGACGGAAGATCCGCCCGGCAATGGTCAAGGATGCCGCCCCAAGCGTCAGGCAAGATGTGGTCCGCGGCCGTGACCCATCGACGCCACCCATCCCTCGTCCAGGTCGCGAGCCAGAGCCTCAGGAACGCAGCCGCTCTCGGTGA